TCATATTCCTTTTTATATTGTTTATCTTTTGTATAACTGTTTTTAGTATGGATTTCTTTTTTTTCTGCTAACCCATTATTAATAAGTATCTTTGTTATACCAATAGGACAGGCTTCACCTTGACAGGTAACGCATTCATCCACTCCTAAGCAAATTTCTTCTATGTTTTCTTTCACTTGTTGATAATATTGATATAATTCTCTAGAATTTCTTTTTAATAAGGATTCATTACCTAACTTTTTATTTGTAATGAGTGACTTTAACATTATACCACCTACAATGTAATGTGATTCTACTAATTTTACCTCTCACCCAAATAAAAATCATCATTCTTTTCTTGTACTAAATATCAATATACAATTTAATTAGTGCATCACCTCATGTCTACAATATGCTCTAATAGAAGCGGTAAAGAAAATAAATATATACATCACTAAGGCAATCCCAATCACATATGGCGACCATATTGACCAAGTGCCAATTCGCACATAATTAACTTGAAGCAATTCATTATATACACCTAAGCCACTAGATGGCAAAATATAACGTATTGAACTAAATGAATCTTTTTTGTTTGCAACCGCCTGAAGAAATGATGGGACTATCAGCATACCTATTGATAGCGCCATTACAATAATCGACGTTTGAAATTTTGTAGACAAGAACAATGTAAACATAACCATAGCCATAGTAATAAGAAAACCTATAAAAATAGTTCTCACATATAATTCTCCAATTGTGTACGGACTAGGTGATAATAAATTTATAAACTGGACAGATGTTTTTAAACCTTTTGCTCCAAATATTGAATAGCATATGCCACCGTAAATAACCATGCAAACAATATAAAGCATTCCTAATAGACCCATAGTAGATACCAACTTCGCAACTGCCAAATGCCTTCGTCCATATTTTGTTGTTCTTAATATGTCATCCGCTTCATTAGCGTACTCTCCTGAAAAAACAGGCGCTGCAATGACTCCGCACAAAAGTACAATCAAACCTATACAAATCCCCATATATTCACCTGCTGTATCCCAACCAGAGTATGAACTAAAATAAAAAGGCTTTTTAACAAAATCTTCCCTTTCCTCTACCTGCCTTAAGCCTGCA
The genomic region above belongs to Natranaerovirga hydrolytica and contains:
- a CDS encoding ABC transporter permease subunit, coding for MRLIKLEIKRMLRTKSTCIIIILAIILSGMIGLSSALVERSTILNSDGVIEHISGIKAINYKREIEKPLEGLVLPDIFVDVINKYQKVYMEHGGDIPNEVFVQQVSPITEILYLMPYIFQDSDGSVSARIFYELQPQEAATFYDKRAQQQGMYWEYKLEDNNAGLRQVEEREDFVKKPFYFSSYSGWDTAGEYMGICIGLIVLLCGVIAAPVFSGEYANEADDILRTTKYGRRHLAVAKLVSTMGLLGMLYIVCMVIYGGICYSIFGAKGLKTSVQFINLLSPSPYTIGELYVRTIFIGFLITMAMVMFTLFLSTKFQTSIIVMALSIGMLIVPSFLQAVANKKDSFSSIRYILPSSGLGVYNELLQVNYVRIGTWSIWSPYVIGIALVMYIFIFFTASIRAYCRHEVMH